The Pan paniscus chromosome 1, NHGRI_mPanPan1-v2.0_pri, whole genome shotgun sequence genome has a segment encoding these proteins:
- the CHRM3 gene encoding muscarinic acetylcholine receptor M3, which yields MTLHNNSTTLPLFPNISSSWIHSPSDAGLPPGTVTHFGSYNVSRAAGNFSSPDGTTDDPLGGHTVWQVVFIAFLTGILALVTIIGNILVIVSFKVNKQLKTVNNYFLLSLACADLIIGVISMNLFTTYIIMNRWALGNLACDLWLAIDYVASNASVMNLLVISFDRYFSITRPLTYRAKRTTKRAGVMIGLAWVISFVLWAPAILFWQYFVGKRTVPPGECFIQFLSEPTITFGTAIAAFYMPVTIMTILYWRIYKETEKRTKELAGLQASGTEAETENFVHPTGSSRSCSSYELQQQSMKRSNRRKYGRCHFWFTTKSWKPSSEQMDQDHSSSDSWNNNDAAASLENSASSDEEDIGSETRAIYSIVLKLPGHSTILNSTKLPSSDNLQVPEEELGMVDLERKADKLQAQKSVDDGGSFPKSFSKLPIQLESAVDTAKTSDVNSSVGKSTATLPLSFKEATLAKRFALKTRSQITKRKRMSLVKEKKAAQTLSAILLAFIITWTPYNIMVLVNTFCDSCIPKTFWNLGYWLCYINSTVNPVCYALCNKTFRTTFKMLLLCQCDKKKRRKQQYQQRQSVIFHKRAPEQAL from the coding sequence ATGACCTTGCACAATAACAGTACAACCTTGCCTTTGTTTCCAAACATCAGCTCTTCCTGGATACACAGCCCCTCCGATGCAGGGCTGCCCCCGGGAACCGTCACTCATTTCGGCAGCTACAATGTTTCTCGAGCAGCTGGCAATTTCTCCTCTCCAGACGGTACCACCGATGACCCTCTGGGAGGTCATACCGTCTGGCAAGTGGTCTTCATCGCTTTCTTAACGGGCATCCTGGCCTTGGTGACCATCATCGGCAACATCCTGGTAATTGTGTCATTTAAGGTCAACAAGCAGCTGAAGACGGTCAACAACTACTTCCTCTTAAGCCTGGCCTGTGCCGATCTGATTATCGGGGTCATTTCAATGAATCTGTTTACGACCTACATCATCATGAATCGATGGGCCTTAGGGAACTTGGCCTGTGACCTCTGGCTTGCCATTGACTACGTAGCCAGCAATGCCTCTGTTATGAATCTTCTGGTCATCAGCTTTGACAGATACTTTTCCATCACGAGGCCGCTTACGTACCGAGCCAAACGAACAACAAAGAGAGCTGGTGTGATGATCGGTCTGGCTTGGGTCATCTCCTTTGTCCTTTGGGCTCCTGCCATCTTGTTCTGGCAATACTTTGTTGGAAAGAGAACTGTGCCTCCGGGAGAGTGCTTCATTCAGTTCCTCAGTGAGCCCACCATTACTTTTGGCACAGCCATCGCTGCTTTTTATATGCCTGTCACCATTATGACTATTTTATACTGGAGGATCTATAAGGAAACCGAAAAGCGTACCAAAGAGCTTGCTGGCCTGCAAGCCTCtgggacagaggcagagacagaaaacTTTGTCCACCCCACGGGCAGTTCTCGAAGCTGCAGCAGTTACGAACTTCAACAGCAAAGCATGAAACGCTCCAACAGGAGGAAGTATGGCCGCTGCCACTTCTGGTTCACAACCAAGAGCTGGAAACCCAGCTCCGAGCAGATGGACCAAGACCACAGCAGCAGTGACAGTTGGAACAACAATGATGCTGCTGCCTCCCTGGAGAACTCCGCCTCCTCCGACGAGGAGGACATTGGCTCCGAGACGAGAGCCATCTACTCCATCGTGCTCAAGCTTCCGGGTCACAGCACCATCCTCAACTCCACCAAGTTACCCTCATCGGACAACCTGCAGGTGCCTGAGGAGGAGCTGGGGATGGTGGACTTGGAGAGGAAAGCCGACAAGCTGCAGGCCCAGAAGAGCGTGGACGATGGAGGCAGTTTTCCAAAAAGCTTCTCCAAGCTTCCCATCCAGCTAGAGTCAGCCGTGGACACAGCTAAGACTTCTGACGTCAACTCCTCAGTGGGTAAGAGCACAGCCACTCTACCTCTGTCCTTCAAGGAAGCCACTCTGGCCAAGAGGTTTGCTCTGAAGACCAGAAGTCAGATCACTAAGCGGAAAAGGATGTCCCTCGTCAAGGAGAAGAAAGCGGCCCAGACCCTCAGTGCGATCTTGCTTGCCTTCATCATCACTTGGACCCCATACAACATCATGGTTCTGGTGAACACCTTTTGTGACAGCTGCATACCCAAAACCTTTTGGAATCTGGGCTACTGGCTGTGCTACATCAACAGCACCGTGAACCCCGTGTGCTATGCTCTGTGCAACAAAACATTCAGAACCACTTTCAAGATGCTGCTGCTGTGCCAGTGTGACAAAAAAAAGAGGCGCAAGCAGCAGTACCAGCAGAGACAGTCGGTCATTTTTCACAAGCGCGCACCCGAGCAGGCCTTGTAG